The nucleotide window AATAAATTTGTCGCAACATTTATCGGTTCACCACCAATGAATATGATAGAGGCGACAATTAATCAACAAGTATTGCAAATAACGGATGAATGGCAGCTAGCTACTTTAGCAACAGCAAATAATAAAGTGTATGTTGGCGTTCGACCAGAGCATATTGCACCAGCAGGAAGTGACAAGCCTTCATTTCTTGGCAAAGTGGAGCATGTTGAAATACTTGGTACAGAAACATTAATTATGTTCTCACTAAATGGTGAACAGTGGATTGCTAAATGGGCAGGACAATGGAATTTCCAAGCAGGTGAACAGATTCCATTTAAAGTCGATACAGCGCATTTACATTTGTTTGATTTCGCAACAGAAAAGCGCATTGAAGTGACAGAGCTACTTGCCTCAACGGAGGTTACTGTATGATTGCAGCAAAGGAGCAAGGCGTTGCAAAGAAGGTGAGGGCTAGAAAAGGTATACCAAGCTTTGTTGAAGGCATGTTGTATCTTTTGCCATCTATTTTATTGTTTACTGTGTTTTTGTTTTACCCAATGCTAAAAACAATTTATTTAAGCTTCTTTTTAACAGACGCACAAGGCAATGCAGAGCTATTTGTTGGCTTGGAGCATTATAGCAATTTGCTGCAATCAGAGTCCTTTAGAACGAGCATGAAGGCAACCTTTTTATTCGTTTTATATACAGTACCAGCAGGTATAGTATTGGCGTTATTTCTGGCATTATTAGCGAATCAAAAATTAAAGGGAATCGGCTTTTTCCGCACAATTTTCTCATCAACAATGGGGATGAGTGTTGCTGCCTCCTCTGTGATATGGTTATTTATCTACAACCCAGCAGTAGGTATTGGAAATTTAATTATGAAAACGCTAGGCTTTTCAGAAATGCAATGGCTATTGAATCCTGATACGGCTTTAATGGCGGTAGCAATTTCAACAATTTGGATGAACACAGGCTTTAGCTTCATGATTTTACTTGGAGGCTTGCACAATATTGATACGCACTTATATGAAAGCGGGAAAATTGCAGGGGTTAGTGATTTTTACACATTGCGTAAAATTACGCTACCTTTATTATCACCAACGCTGCTATTTATCGTGACCGTTTCATTAATTAACTCGTTTCAAACATTTGGACAGATCGATATTTTAACAAAGGGTGGACCAATGGAATCTACAAATGTAATTGTTTACTCCATTTATAAGGATGCCTTTGTCAATTTCAATATCGGCTCAGCGAGTGCACAGGCGGTTTTATTATTTGCCTTTATCCTAATTGTCACAATCCTGCAATTTAAATGGGGAGAAAAGAGGGTGCATTATCAATGAGCATTTGGAAAAAGATTGTACTATATGTGCTGCTAATTGCTTCAGCATTCATTATGTTTTTCCCCGTTTTGTATGCCTTCTTTATTAGCTTTATGCAAGGGGGAGAGGTGCTGCAAGGGAAAATCATTCCGAGTAGCTTTGAAATGACCAACTATATCAATGCGGTGCAAAAAGTACCACTCATGCGCTATTTATTGAATAGCCTTGTTGTATCGACGCTAATTATGCTTGGACAAGTGCTGTTCTGTTGCCTAGCAGCTTTCGCCTTTACGTTTATTCAATTTAAAGGCAGAAATTTATTGTTTATGGTGTTCATTTCGACAATGATGATCCCTTGGGAGGCAACGATGGTTCCAAACTTCCAAACGATTCGTGCATTAGGCTGGACAGATACATATTTAGGCTTATCTGTACCATTTTTCGCAATGGCATTCGGCACATTTTTATTGCGTCAGCAGTTTAAAACGATTCCTTTAGAAATGTATGAGGCAACACAAGTAGCGGGTGTTAGTAGATGGCAATTTTTAGTGAAGGTTGTTTTACCTGTTTCTAAAACAAGCCTCGTAACATTAGCAATTTACTGCTTTTTATCTGCATGGAATATGTACTTATGGCCATTGCTTGTGACAAATGACGAAAAAATGCGCACAGTGCAAATTGGCTTAAAGCAAATGCAAACACAGGAAATAGCAACTGAATGGGGCGTCGTGATGGCAGGTGTTGTTATGGTTATTTTGCCAACATTGATTCTTCTATTTTTAGGACAAAAACGATTGCAGGAAGGCCTTATGCGAGGCGCTGTAAAATAAAAGGAGTGTTTATGAAAATGAAAAAGTTATTTTTATTTATGGTATTAACGGTTTTTGCGGTTGTACTAGCAGCATGTGGAGATAAAGAGGAAGCACAGGGTGAGAAAAACGTAGAAGCACCAAAGGTAGATGGCAAAACAGAAGTAGTATTTTGGCATGCAATGAGCGGTGATTTAGAAAAAGTGGTGAATACATTAGTAGATAATTTCAATGCATCACAGGCAGAAATCGTCGTAAAACCAATTTTCCAAGGAACATATGAAGAGGCGATTACGAAATTTAATACAGTTGCAGGCACAAAGGATGCACCAACAGTTATGCAAACATTTGAAGTTGGCACAAAGTATATGATTGATACGGGGAAAATTGAGCCTGTTCAAAAATTTATTGATGCTGAAAACTATGATACAAGCAAATGGGAAAAAAATATTACGAATTACTATGCGGTAGATGGCGTACAATATTCAATGCCATTTAACTCATCTACACCGATTTTAATTTATAATAAAGATGCATTTAAAGCGGCGGGCTTAGATCCAGAAAACCCACCAAAAACATATGAGGAATTAAAAGCAGCAGCAAAAGCATTAACAACAGATGAGCAATACGGCTTCTCAGTGTTAAAC belongs to Lysinibacillus louembei and includes:
- a CDS encoding carbohydrate ABC transporter permease produces the protein MLYLLPSILLFTVFLFYPMLKTIYLSFFLTDAQGNAELFVGLEHYSNLLQSESFRTSMKATFLFVLYTVPAGIVLALFLALLANQKLKGIGFFRTIFSSTMGMSVAASSVIWLFIYNPAVGIGNLIMKTLGFSEMQWLLNPDTALMAVAISTIWMNTGFSFMILLGGLHNIDTHLYESGKIAGVSDFYTLRKITLPLLSPTLLFIVTVSLINSFQTFGQIDILTKGGPMESTNVIVYSIYKDAFVNFNIGSASAQAVLLFAFILIVTILQFKWGEKRVHYQ
- a CDS encoding carbohydrate ABC transporter permease, encoding MSIWKKIVLYVLLIASAFIMFFPVLYAFFISFMQGGEVLQGKIIPSSFEMTNYINAVQKVPLMRYLLNSLVVSTLIMLGQVLFCCLAAFAFTFIQFKGRNLLFMVFISTMMIPWEATMVPNFQTIRALGWTDTYLGLSVPFFAMAFGTFLLRQQFKTIPLEMYEATQVAGVSRWQFLVKVVLPVSKTSLVTLAIYCFLSAWNMYLWPLLVTNDEKMRTVQIGLKQMQTQEIATEWGVVMAGVVMVILPTLILLFLGQKRLQEGLMRGAVK